A genomic stretch from Candidatus Saccharimonadales bacterium includes:
- a CDS encoding GNAT family protein, producing MLGPTLKGDRVTLRPIREEEAEIFVSFLCDPVVTRFMGSVMPITLEQELEWLKKESTNPNTVLWGIEFDERLVGNIGMGINWDRGTGELGAMLGDRSVWGLKLMKEAGQLARDYLFTHLPLRKIKGGYIDGNGASQRAQERAGFHETGRLRAEYFRDGAWRDHVFTELWREDWEKQRAELVNESACSSQIPGLGCER from the coding sequence GTGCTAGGCCCAACCCTTAAAGGCGATCGAGTGACGCTACGGCCCATACGCGAGGAAGAAGCGGAGATTTTCGTCTCCTTCCTGTGCGATCCCGTAGTCACTCGATTCATGGGCAGTGTCATGCCCATTACTCTGGAGCAGGAACTAGAGTGGCTTAAGAAAGAGTCCACTAACCCGAATACGGTTTTGTGGGGCATCGAATTTGATGAGCGGCTGGTCGGCAACATTGGCATGGGCATCAACTGGGATCGGGGAACCGGCGAATTAGGCGCAATGCTAGGCGATCGATCCGTTTGGGGACTCAAGTTGATGAAGGAGGCTGGTCAACTTGCCCGCGACTACCTCTTTACCCACTTGCCACTTAGAAAGATCAAGGGCGGTTACATCGATGGCAACGGTGCCAGCCAGCGGGCCCAAGAACGGGCGGGTTTCCATGAAACTGGCCGGTTGCGGGCCGAATACTTCCGCGATGGTGCCTGGCGAGACCACGTGTTCACGGAGTTGTGGCGCGAGGATTGGGAGAAGCAGAGGGCGGAACTAGTAAACGAGTCAGCCTGTTCGTCTCAGATCCCTGGGCTTGGCTGCGAGCGTTAG